GGGGCCGGAGTTCGTCGAACTGATTGGGTTTTGAGAAAGCTGCCTTCCCCAACTACGTATTGGGCGTACCGGGTGTACTGGGCGTGCTAGGCGTACCGCGGCGTCTCGCATTGGCCCTTGGCTGCTCATCGCTCAAGGTTATCTCGAGAAATTCGTCTACCGGAGAAATTGTTATCGACACTTTGGGATGTCTGGTGTGAGCTACGTCCATTATTGCTTTGGCGACCGCCTGCGAGATCTCATCGGGGACCACGACTTCGAGTTTGATGGTGACCGACTCATCGTCGGTGGCTTCGCTGGTTCTCCATCGCGAGGGACGAGGACGTCCGAACTCGTGAACAACCGTTTGACTGATAACGAATCGATGGACACCCTGCTTGAAGATCGTGTCTCGGACCTCGCCCAATTTCTCTTCCAGAAACAGAGCTTCAATCTTCTTCATGATGGTTCACCGTCGGCGAACGGTCGGAGTTATGGCTGGCATAATACTCCGTTGCTTTAACCTTATCAGAAGTGGCATCAACGCGATGCTTACACCGGCTCGGTTTGCTCGCGTCGATCTTCTGTAAGCCTGAGCGGTCCGGCGAGCAGGTACACCAAGGTGGGCTGGAATACCCGAGTCAGCAGGGCAATCGAGAGTGCGCCGCCGATAACTACGATCGCCAAAGGTCTTTGGGTCTGCGCACCGATGCGAGTCGAGATCGCTGCGGGAAGCAACCCCAGGCCATCGACCAGCGCCGTCATCATCACCGCTCGGAACCGGCGATCCGCACCCATCACGATTGAATCCACCAGCGAGTGGCCCTCGTTCCACAACTGATGGATGTAAAAGTTCAGCAGGATGCCGTCCATGATGGCGATTGCGAAAATCGATATGAACCCGACCGCGGCAGACACGCTGAACGGAGTGCCGGTGACCACCAGCGCAAGCACTCCGCCCAGGCAGGCAAGCGGAACTTGCGCCATCAATATAAGGGTGTTGACCAGCGACAAGGTCGCCGCATAAAGGACGCCCATTATTAACACGAGGGCGATCGGAATTACGATTGCCAGTCGTCGATTGGCGGCCTGGAGTTCGCCGTATTCGCCCACCCATTCGAGGTGGGTACCTTCCGGCACGTGAACCTGTTCGCCGACCCGTTGTTTTGCCTCCCTCACCGCGCTCTTGAGGTCCCGGCCTCGTACGGAGAAGCGCACCGGCACATAGCGCTGCAAGTCGCCCCGGTAGATGAAAGAGGCGCCCTCCTCCGCGTCCACCCGCGCGATTTGGCCCAGCGGAACGTTACCCCCGGTCGGCACGTTAACCCGAATGTTCCGCATCGCCTCGATGCTCTGGCGATACTCGGGTTTCCAGCGCACCACCAGCGGGAAGCTGCGATCTTGCTCCAGCACTTGCGTGGCGGTCTGTCCACCGATTGCGGCCTGAACGATTGCCGCCACGTCGCCGGAGTTCAGGCCATAGCGAGCGGCCGCGGCACGATCCGGCGCGGCGACGATATTGGGTTGTCCGAGGGACTTGAACATGAACACATCGGTGACTCCCCGCACGCTTTTGAGGACTCTTTCGACCTGACTTGCGATCGCCTGATCGTTTTCAAGAT
The nucleotide sequence above comes from Candidatus Binataceae bacterium. Encoded proteins:
- a CDS encoding P-II family nitrogen regulator, with protein sequence MKKIEALFLEEKLGEVRDTIFKQGVHRFVISQTVVHEFGRPRPSRWRTSEATDDESVTIKLEVVVPDEISQAVAKAIMDVAHTRHPKVSITISPVDEFLEITLSDEQPRANARRRGTPSTPSTPGTPNT